GCCCGAGCCCGGCCCCGCAACGGACCCGATCCGGCACGTCAGGTTTGGCCCCCGTCACAAGCCGGACTCCAACCTGTCCGACCTGCGCAGTGCGACACCGCCCCGGCTCACCATTCAATGCTCTCGCCAAACTCGGGCCGCAAAGCCTCCAGACCAAACCTCGACAAAATCCGCGCCGCCAGGGGTTCGCGGCCCCGGGGTTCCCCATGCGTCAACACCACCCGCGGGCGCACCCGGGTCAGCGGCTCCAACCACCGCAACAACGCCGTTTGCCCCGCATGTGCGCTGAACCCGTTCAATGTGTGAATCCGCGCACGAACGGCAATTTCCTCCCCGAAAATCCGGACCCGCCGTGCCCCGTCCACCAATTGCCGCCCCAACGACCCCTCCACCTGATACCCCACAAACATCACCACCGTCTCCGGCCGCCACAAACCATGCTTCAAATGATGCAGGATCCGGCCCCCGGTACACATGCCCGAGCCGGCCATGATCAGACACGGTCCCGGCACCTCATTCAGCCGCATGGAATCCTCCGCCGTCGGACACGGAATCACATGCCGATGGGTCCGAACCAGTTCACACGACTGCTGCAGCGCGCGCGCCTCGGCATCAAACAGGTCCGGATGCCGCGCGTAGATCTCCGTGGCCTCAATGGCCATCGGACTGTCCAGGTAAACCGGAAACGGTTTCACCACGCCCGCGCAAAACAGCTCGTCCAGGTGATACAGGATCTGCTGCGTCCGCCCGATGGCAAACGCCGGCACCAGCACCCGCGCCCTCCGCTCCACCGCATCCTCGATGATGGCGCGAAACTCCGCCAGCGTCTCCGCCGGCGATTTGTTGTCGCGATCCCCGTAGGTGGATTCCAAAAAGACCACCTGGCCCGGCGCCGGTTCCTCCGGATCCGGCACCAACGCCAACCCGGGCGGACCCACGTCCCCGGAAAACACCACCCGCCGTGGTCCCCCGGCCGTTTCGGCCACCAACTCAATGCTGCCGGATCCCAGCATGTGTCCGGCGTTCACCCACCGCGCTCGCACGCCGGGACCCACCTCCGTCCACACACCGTACTCCACCGGCCGAAACAGCTTTAGTGCAGCCTCGACCTCCGCCTCCCCGTACAACGGCTCCAGCAGGGGCTTGCCCGCCCGCATGCGTTTCCGATTGAGCCGGGCAATGTCGTGGGCCTGGACCTTCGCAGCATCCCTCAACACCAGACCGGCCAGCTCCACCGTCACCGGATGCGCGTACACCGGCCCCTCGTAACCATCCCGCGCCAGCAACGGCAGCCGCCCCACATGGTCCAGGTGCGCATGCGTGACCAGTACCGCGTCCAACCGCCGCGGATCCAGGCCGGCGGGAATTCGGTTCCTCTTCTCCGCCCGCCCATGCCCCTGAAACAGGCCGAAGTCCACCAACACCCGGGCCCGTCCCGTCTCCACCAGATAGGCCGAGCCGGTCACCTCCCCCGCCGCGCCAAACACCGTGACTCTCATTCGTCCCCTCCGTTCAACCCCGACGCGTCACCGGGTCGCCGCGCATCTTCGCGCCGTGCCCGTCAACATGGCAAGCCCGCGCTGTCGCCCCCTCAACCCACCCAGCGCAACACCCACGGCAGCCACCACACCGTCACCATCACCACCAGCACGATCCCCACCACGTCCAACACCAACCCGTGCCGCAGCATTGTGCCCAGCCGCACCCTGCCCGACCCGTAGACCAGTGCGTTGGGCGGCGTCGAAACGGGCAACATGAACGCCAGAGACGCCCCCAAACACGCACCCATCGCCGGCGCCACGGGCGTCACACCGGCAGCCTGCGCGGCCGCCAATGCCATGGGCACCACCACATTCGCCGTGGCCGTGTTCGAAGTGACCTCCGTCAACAACACCGCCATCACCGTAAACAGCAACGTCAACGCGAACGTGTTCCCCGCCGGCAGCATCTCCACCAGCTTCTGCCCCAGCCACGGCGCCAACCCCGTCGCCACCGCCGCCTCGCCCAACGCCAGCCCGCCGCCAAACAACAGAATCGTCCCCCAATCCACCCGCCGAATTTCCTCCCAGCCCAGCGCAAATTCGCCCCTCCGCCAGTCCACCGGCAGCGCAAACAACACCAACGCCCCCAGCAACGCACATACTTCCTCCGGCAAATGCCGCGTCCACCACCGGTACAACGCCGCGTCCGTCCCGGCCAGCAGGCTCACCAGCCCGGGGAAGACCCACAGCACCACCGTGGCCAAAAAAGCCGCCAGCACCTGTTTCTCCGCGCGCGTCCAGGGGCCCAGACCCTTGCGCAGCTCCTCAACCCACGCTGTGCCCGCGCGGCTTTCCCCCGCCCATCCCCTGCACGCCCGGGAGAAATACCCCACCAAAAACCCGCCCAGCCCCGCCGCAACCGGCAACGCCACCACCATCCACTGCAAAAACGAAAGCTCCACACCCGCCTGCTCCCGCAAAAAAGCCAGCCCGATCAGATTCGGCGGCGAGCCCACCGGCGTGGCCATTCCCCCAATCGAAGCCGCAAACGCCACCACCAACAAAAGCGACGAGGCCGGTGAGGCCGACCCACGCCCGGCCACCGCCCCGCGCTCCCTGCGTTCCCATTCCGTGATCACCGCCAGCGCCATGGGAAACAACATCGCGGCCGTGCTGGTGTTGGACACCCACATGGACAACGCCCCGCACGCCAGGGCAAACGCCGCCAGCAACCGACCCGGCCGCTCCGCCACACCCGGCAGCCCCAGCAACCCGATCGCAAGCCGCCGGCTCAGCCCGTGCCGCATCATCCCCGCCGCCAACAAAAAACTGCCCACAAACAAAAACAGGACCGGATGCCCGAAACTCCGGAATACCGTGCGTGCATCCCCCACCCCCAAAACCACGCACAGGCAGGCGGCCAACAACGCCGTCGCCCCCAACGGCAGCGCCTCCGTCAGCCACAACACCATCACCAGCCCCCACACCGCCAGCAGCCGATGCGCCTCCACCGACAACTCCGGCACCGGCCAAAGCCATAACCCCAACCCGGTCACCGGCCCCAGAA
The DNA window shown above is from Limisphaera ngatamarikiensis and carries:
- a CDS encoding MBL fold metallo-hydrolase — encoded protein: MRVTVFGAAGEVTGSAYLVETGRARVLVDFGLFQGHGRAEKRNRIPAGLDPRRLDAVLVTHAHLDHVGRLPLLARDGYEGPVYAHPVTVELAGLVLRDAAKVQAHDIARLNRKRMRAGKPLLEPLYGEAEVEAALKLFRPVEYGVWTEVGPGVRARWVNAGHMLGSGSIELVAETAGGPRRVVFSGDVGPPGLALVPDPEEPAPGQVVFLESTYGDRDNKSPAETLAEFRAIIEDAVERRARVLVPAFAIGRTQQILYHLDELFCAGVVKPFPVYLDSPMAIEATEIYARHPDLFDAEARALQQSCELVRTHRHVIPCPTAEDSMRLNEVPGPCLIMAGSGMCTGGRILHHLKHGLWRPETVVMFVGYQVEGSLGRQLVDGARRVRIFGEEIAVRARIHTLNGFSAHAGQTALLRWLEPLTRVRPRVVLTHGEPRGREPLAARILSRFGLEALRPEFGESIEW
- a CDS encoding SLC13 family permease, which translates into the protein MDPEQSRENARGLLPVWDRYRRWVGWILGPVTGLGLWLWPVPELSVEAHRLLAVWGLVMVLWLTEALPLGATALLAACLCVVLGVGDARTVFRSFGHPVLFLFVGSFLLAAGMMRHGLSRRLAIGLLGLPGVAERPGRLLAAFALACGALSMWVSNTSTAAMLFPMALAVITEWERRERGAVAGRGSASPASSLLLVVAFAASIGGMATPVGSPPNLIGLAFLREQAGVELSFLQWMVVALPVAAGLGGFLVGYFSRACRGWAGESRAGTAWVEELRKGLGPWTRAEKQVLAAFLATVVLWVFPGLVSLLAGTDAALYRWWTRHLPEEVCALLGALVLFALPVDWRRGEFALGWEEIRRVDWGTILLFGGGLALGEAAVATGLAPWLGQKLVEMLPAGNTFALTLLFTVMAVLLTEVTSNTATANVVVPMALAAAQAAGVTPVAPAMGACLGASLAFMLPVSTPPNALVYGSGRVRLGTMLRHGLVLDVVGIVLVVMVTVWWLPWVLRWVG